In Mycteria americana isolate JAX WOST 10 ecotype Jacksonville Zoo and Gardens chromosome Z, USCA_MyAme_1.0, whole genome shotgun sequence, the sequence AAGTTGCTTTACAGtattctattaaatatttttccaccACTCAGCATGACAGTAACATCAACAGGGGGAAGACATGAAAATCTACTGGTCTGGCAAATGGATGAGAATCAGCTTGTTCCTTCCTGTATCTGCAAAGGTGGCTGCATAGATGACCTTTCCCTCCCCTGACTGATGTAGGACTGTAAACCTCTAAGTAGTAACATCTATTCTGGCACCTTGGGTTGAAGACTGACAGGCTATCTTTGAAGATAGTAGGAGCAGGAATCCTTAGACCTTAAAGATCTATTGAGGCACCTAATAAGATTCCTAAAGGTATCTTATTCCTAGCAATTATCAGGTATTTGGGTACTGTAGAAGTTTACTTTGAAATGCATTTCCAAACTTTTAAATTACTACCTTGCCAAAATCCCTTGCAGGCAGTAATGAAGCATGAAGAGCAGTGTCTAGGAGGTGTGCCTAAAAGAGCTATCAGACTCAAGCTAGTACAGATCCTGAAGAGTCTCCCAAAGGTTCCTGTAAGTAATTATTTTGAGTCTAAAATAAAAGTCCCAGGCAGGAAAGGCTAAGTTGAACTTTTCAATGCAAATGGAAGTCTTGCCATCAACTGTCTGCAAACCAGAGTTGATGGTAGTCTGTGAGCTGACTTCCAGATGGCACAGGTTTTCACATAATCCTAACTGAGCAActtcttcaaaaatattcattGAGTCATGTAAACACACCCCTGGGCCCCCTCTAGGTTAGCGTACAGGGTTCATATGATTTGCTGCAGATTCAGCTTTAAGGGTTTAGATTTACTTgaggttagggaaaaaaaaaaatcagaaaaatctcaTTGCCCGTGAGTCTCATGAACTCTGAAACACCAACAATGCATCCGCTATCCAGATTGATCTGGAAATTCAAAGGGACACATATGGAAAGAGCATTTTATTCAACAACATTCTTTAGAAAAAACCAAAGCTGTTAGGAAAATTGGCAGGGTTGTCACCTCCACATTAAACCCGGGGAGAAAGGGTTACTGAAAAACCATGCTGAAACAGGAGATACTAAGTCACACAATTTAAATATGAAAGTTTAAATATGAAAGGAGTTAAAAGCAGTTCAGCTACTGAAGAATGTCACTGAAGGTGGCAGTTGGGAGCAAAAACTTCAGAGACAAGCGCAGAAATCTAAACACCTTCTCTGCTATCCATAATTGGGGAAGTTTGAGGGACAGAAGAGTGCtttttgaaagggaaaagccATTTCACAATAAGTACACAAAATTGTTCATATCTTGTCTTGGATCGCACAGTACACTCTGTATACCCTCAGGCCACACAGCTTTGGTGGTTTGTTATTGATCCATACTTCAAAATACAGAGCTATTCAGTTCATCAGTTACAAAACTGATGACTCAGGAAAAAGTCTTGATTTGACAATTAGCACTGACCAAGAGAGAAGGCTCTCTTGAATTTGGAGACATGATAGCATCACATGAGGGCTTAATTTTGCTAGCTGCAGTTGCTAGCACCATCATGAAGCTGTATAGTCTTTGGTATGATGTGAAGTCAAGTTGCTGGCCCATGTTGCCTACTATGAACTCTCTGTAATAATCATATCTTCTGGCTGGACTGTTTCTAACCGACTATATCAAACCTGTGCTGTAATTGCATCTGaatgccaaaataataataaccatCAAAACTTAAGGAGAGAGGGAAGCAGCAATCCTTATAGTTTTGAAGGCTGCTCTTGAAAGTCTGTTCAGGTATTTCAAGCAGTAATAGCAGCAGCCACCCTCAGGCCTAGACACATATGCAAGAGACAATATTTGGTTGTTCAGATAGTATTTACATGTTATCAAAATGCTTCACATACTCCAATTTAAGTCTTAAAGCAGATGGATCCTAATTTATTCTTAACATATCTATTATAAGACTCACATTCTTTCACCACTTAGTACTGACCATTCTCATAAATGACATACAGACTTGGCAGCTCTATTTCTGGTAGTGTAGCTCTTCAGTTGTTTTCACATGATATTTTTGTAGGGACTAAGCTTTTAGTTCTCCTTCTAGTGATACTTACAGTGAAAAAACAAAGGCTATATTTCCAAAGAATTAGAAATAGGCAGCCTAGGAGACTTCAAATAGGAATAGAAGTACTGTCAGCATAAAATTGTGCATCTTCGGAAGAAAGGATTGAGACTAGATTATATTGTCACACTCAACAAGCAATAGAAAAGAGTTGCCTGAGCTCCACCTCCCTGCAAGAAGATGGCTTCAACAGCTATCAGTCAAGTTTATTATGCCACATACATCCAAAATAAATGGATAAACCATTTCTATTTGACTCCTTGAAATACAGCAAGAAgtagtttcctttttcattggaTATCTGTGCAAGCTACCATTAGAAATGTCTTAATTGGAGGTTTATGCTCTGTGTTGGAGAAACAAAACAGTATAGACATCTGCAGAAGACCAAAGACACTTACCTTCTGCTCTCCCCCAAAAGTGAGGCAGCCACCTCTAAATTGCATAGTATGGATATAAGCAGCAGCATAACATGCATGCTTCTCATTTTGTGGCTGAATAGACAAGAATTGCCATGACTGaatttgtaatttctttatttgttccttttgttatttattaccaagagaacaaacaaaaagcagtgttTACTGAAGAATACCAGTTACTGGCCAAAACTGACTTACGGTAAGTGCTCTAAAGTCCACTTTTCAGAAGATTCCACTTTTTCCTGTGTGGGTACTGGGAAATAGTGTAAAGCAGtttcaagattaaaaacaagTCATTTTTGTTTACTAGTACCTTTTAAATATGGTAAAgacattttccatttatttagaGAACAGTTAACTGCCTAGTAAAAAGCTGTCATAGCAGTGATTCATGTAAGGAACAAGTAGTTTCTAAAGCAGAGCTGTTTACAAGAGCAAGTTCAGCATCTAACATCTTTGGAATCCTCATTTGGAGTATTGGAGGAGTAGTGTCCCAagattccttttccttcctcccccagccaaTATAAGAGAACACCACACAGATTTTTGTGGTTTGAAGGAGCCTAAAACTCTTCTAGCTTTCACTCTCttaccaaaacccaaaccacaagcTAGCTCTTTAGAAGGGCATTCCTATTCAGTAGTTCACTGTAATCCAGATTTAAGGCATCATGTGTTGGACACAGTCACAAGACAGAAGTAACTCATAAATAACCTGCTGTTTAGTAGTGAAGAATTAAGTATCTGGATGCAAGCTTAAAATAATCAGCTAGTATAAGGATATTCCAAATTACCATGGgtaagtaaaaaaattacttttgttttttttcctgttcctccctTTTTGTGGCAGAAAGAGGGGAAGGTGTGGAATAGGgcaggcagatttttttccctattcaaTCCTTAATTTGGTATAATTTCATTTAGAGGAACTTAAATCTGATGCAGCCTCAGTCCAGCTTGATGAGTCCAGTTGCACTAAACTAATTTGTTGAACAAAAATGCAAGACAGACACTTGTAATATTGTATTGTTTCATCATACCTGCTTCAATTGATGCTATATACACCACTACAGTTCATGGTTCTTTCAGACAGAGACCAAATCAGAGTAAACAGCTATTTAAACTAAGCTAGCAGACCAGCAAGCATCTTTGGCAAGCTTGTAAGAAGTCCTGTTAACCAGGTCTTAATGAACATCCTAACAGCCATTTCAAAACTCCAGCACAGTAGGACTGTTAATTTTAGCGTGACCAGCAAATGGTCATTTAGATGCTTAACTCAAATGCTGGTAAACATAGTCCTTCACTCAAGCACCAAGACAGtcagctaggtttttttttttttagttctagTGGTATCTTTGTGTACTAAGTTACACGTTGTCATGCAGTCAAagtcaaaaaacccccagtgATCCTCTGTTGAAGCACCATAAAACCTATATTTCAAGCTGGATACCAACTCCCTTTCAATGAGTTGTTTTCAATCCCTTAACCATACCAATCAAATAGTATTAAAAGTAAGCAAACACCCACTCTATTTATTCAGTGATAAATCAGGCTGACAGTTACAGGTCTGTGTCCAGGTCTAAAGGCTAGTCTAAAACACTAACTTTCTAATGGATTTATTCTTTTTAGCCATCTGCATTAAAGGAGttgtaaaatttgttttgaaCATGAGCTAAATGTTCTAATTTAGTTTTCCTAGTATCAGTTTAGACCTCCTGCAAAGCTGGAATAGACAAGTTGAATTAAGGAAACTACTAAATTGCATTGCATTCAAATACCCAGCTTCCATGGTCCTGCAGAAGCAAGCAAGAAAGCATCTTCAGTAGTAGCAAACTCAGGCTGAACAGCTAATGGGATGAGCTTCTAGTGACAGTTTACAAAGTCAGctagggattttattttttactgtggAACAGCATTTGTTGAACAGGCCTTATGCAAGAAGCTACAAAAAAGACTCAAGACCTTGCTATCAGACAGCTACAGTAAGAACCCATGAGAAATAATTCTTAGACTGTGAACTTAGTGTCAACTAGACCACAAAATTGAGTTATGGAGGACAGAATCAACAGCCACACTGATGTTTGGTATGAAGTGttgcttctttttaatgtcattagGTAACATTGAGATACTACAGTTTTATATAACAGTGTAACATCCATAAGTTTCTACACTTCCAGTTTGAGACAAATACTTAAATTCATAGGTTTTTTTgcattacagaaagtgcaagagAGGTTTATATACAAGACTAATTGCATGACTGGCTGAATTGGGTATTAAGGCTGTATTCAAGTTGACTTTCTTAGCTCTTCAGTTCAGCAACTGCTTAGGCATTCGATTTAACAATACTATTTCAAGTTTATATTTAGCATTAACAGAAAAAACCTCTGACACATCAGCCGTCACCACTGGCTAAAAATGTAGTTGTTACAGTCAGTTATAACCAACTGATTTAGAGATCTGTTAGTAAAGAGGTTCTTCAGAAAAGGCACTGTTTTCAAGAGATGGATAACTACCTCACATTAATGGCACAGAGGTGGTGCATCTGTTCACAAGGAATCTAGGCATGGAGTGAAGCCATGATTGTCTTTGCATTCTAACATACTGGAAACATGCCACACCGCACCATGTGACAACTCAAACTGAGCAATATCAGGGATGTTCATGGAGATATATGCAAGAAGCATATCTGCTTGTTCCATTTGTCTGCCAAACCACCTTAATAAAAAAAGTAATCCTAGTAGATTTCCCTCCCTGAAAAAAGTCATATTAGCACCAAGACAACAGTTAGTGTCCATGACTACCTCAATGTTCTGTAAGAAGTGTTTCAGCTTATCTGACCCTACAGTGTAGACCTCTAGTACTCAGGACCCCAGCAGTTCTGTTAGTCCCTTTATTACACATTTATGGCAGAATGCTACTTTTACCATTAGTTAAATAGACAAGTATTGGAAATTTTTTCCCCTACCATACAGTTTACATCTTCATGGCTCAGAGACCAAGTCATATGTCCAGTCACCAACAAGAACTGAGTAGTGTCCACTTAACTTTACAACTGGCTGCTGTTGTAATAACAGGCAACTGACCTAGTTGTTTAAGATGTGGAGTTTTAACTACTAATTCAATTCCCTTTGTGAAGGCAACACTTCTTCCCTAGGTACATTAAGTTCCTATAATTTAGGACAGTAAGTGCTACAGAAAGAGGAATTGTGGTGACCAGGTTTACAAGACACGTGACTAAGTATTGCTAAGCTCTTTTGTGGAAGATGCAAAGAACTAAAGTAAAGTTAACAACCACCAATTTGAATATGGGTCTCCAGCGTGAGTCCAACTCTCCATGTGCTTTGCCCTGAATTATCATCTTCACAGGATGTTCTTTGAGCATTCGTGTTTCAATCCACCTGGACATGTTTTAGATTACAGACATCATGGAACAGCAGCAAGAGTGGCAGACAGCAAAGTGAAACAAGTAGAAAAATCATGTTGAGAAGAGGTCCAGTTATTCCATTTGTCCTTTTCTGGTTATGCCTAGTATGATGAAAAGGACTTAGGGTTAGGATGGCTGTAAGTTACAGTTTCATAGCTTAAACTAGCTTAGAGCCACTGAGAACTAAACTAAAGCAGTAAATAGCAACACTTGTCTTCTGTTAAAGCCAGACAGTATTTCAGGGGAAGACTTAGAAGTGTGGCAGAGGAATAGATTTGCTATTTTGACAGTTCATGTTCTCTAGTCAATGGTATGACAGTTTGAGTTACATTAGTTTCTAGTGACAAGAGCTCTCACAACAGCCCTTACTCTGTTTTTACTCCAATTCACCTAGAGTACAAACCCGCAATTATTCAGGGGATTAAATCTCAGAAAGCTGTATGGGGCACTGTGTGCTAACACTCTTTAGAAGAGGTATCTGAATGAATTTAGTCAGCCCCTCCAAATTTTGCAGCACATATTTACTCATTGACTTTCCTCAAGGAAAGGAAATCTAGATCTACTGCAGCCTTGAGACTTAAGTccatggaagaataaaatctttatttctaaGAAAGTGAAGCTGGCTAGGCTTAGCCAGACTGCAGCTATGTACGAGTCTGACTAGAGGTACTCTAGCAGAAGTGTTCTTCTACGTACTGTTTGCCATACTTCAGAGGAGCACTAGAGTTAAGCTAGTGTAGTTTCTAGCCAGCTCTTTACCAAAggttttctgaatctgtttcagagAATGAAGTAGGTTGTCTTATTAGTGGAAGACTTACATGATCTATGCAAACGGGTTGCCAAAAGGATCACCAAAAGGACCAGAAGGTAGTTTCTGAGATTCCTTCTAAGGAAAGAGAGATCATAGGCTGTTAGTGGATTTCCAGGTTTCATGAGATTTACTTTGCATGGCTGTTTCAGCTAGCTCCTGTTCCAAACATCTTCTAGACAATACTGCAGAGACCCTACTAAATATGCATTAATGTACTGCTTTACCAAGAGAAGAGGGCTCTAAAACAGTGTTAGCAGTTTTCCTAGTCTGAGACAAGGTATGTTTCAGAAAAGCCACGTGTGCTTGCTGAACATTCATTTGGAGCTGAGCCAGTGCAGTCGCAATGAGGTCTGTTTTAGCCAAATGCTAGATGTCTTAAGTCAGCATTCTAGAATTGATCCAGAATTTCCACCAAGGGCTTGAAGTGCTGTGTCCCAAACAGAGTGATGTAGTTAAGCCCCTTTCTCCCCCCAGGGTACTGAGCATGGGAGCCTCCCATTTGTTCAGCAGGAGAGCTGCATAGTCCACACTGCTCAGTCTACTCCACAGAGAGGTAAGTATAACTGAAGTGGAAGACTTCTGCAGCGACATTATTTTAGTGTCTTTTGTAGAAGTTCCCACTACTGAAGAACTGCCTGCTAGGGCTTGCAGCTTGGGGAACCAGTTTGGGTCCAAGCCAAAAGGAATCATACTTTGTTAGCCTTCTCGCAACAAATGCCCTCTGTTAGATTAAATATTAGCCTCAGACATGCAAGAAGTTTCATTCCACGGCATCTAAAGCCAGAACTAAGCCAGTGCTCAAACACAGGCACCCCTGTTGTTGAGGAGAAAGACAGGTTAGagaaagaaagggtttttttttttaattacttacagATGAGGCAGTGAAAAGGTCTGGTTTAGCTTGACTTTCAAACAGGCCATCAGCTGGCAGCCCACTTTGTCGGGGAACAGGCTTTGGTGGTTCTAAGGAAGAGAGACATACTGCTATAATCACTTAACAGCTTTAACAAGTACTCAGCTCTGCCTGCATAGCAGCACCAAAGCTCATCTAATTAGATACACAAAAATTGCACACGTCAGTTGCTTTGAGTGACCTCACAATTCTATCTCCTGCTTGTCCCTCACTACACTTAATCTAGATGGGACTTTTAACATTGTACAGACCTAGTTTACCTCATTCTAGTCAAGTCAAGCCAACACTAGGTGTCAGTGTTTGGCTACTGACATTGATCAATTCTGTAACATTATTAGGGGAGACAGTCCTTCAACCCTCTGTTTCAGTAACCATTAAATCAAATTTTTAGTTCTATCAGAAAAGTCTAGTGATCAGCCATTCCAATCCCCGAGCAGctttccaagcagaaaaaaaaaaaaaagattttaccaGTCATTTTGGCAGACAGCTTGCTAGCTTCCATGTCATCATGATCTGTACTATCTTGAGGAGTGCTTACTTTACTGCTAAAATAATTGCCAAAAGCTCCAGAAGCACCTGAAAGgctttgctgctctcctctccttgcTGGTACTGCAGGTGGCTTTGTCAGCTGGAAGTCTTTGAACATTTCCTTGACATCCTTCATCTCTTTATCACCAAGTGGATCCAGAGCAATAAAAGCATCACTCTCTTTCTTGGATGGCTCCTTCTGAGGTGCAGTTCTAGGTGGTGGCTGAGGTGGGCTAGTTGTTGTTGACATGGAGGGCAGTACAGATGGTGTCTGAGAAGGTAGCGTTGAAGATGGGAACACACTACTCTGGAAGGGATTTACAGCACTGGATGGCTGTGCCCATGAACTAGATGGAACTTGTGCTGCCTGTGCCCAGAGACTAGAGGACTGAGGGACTGCTGGACCAAAAGATGCAGGCTGGTTCCAGCTTGGCACTGCTTGAGTACCAAAGGCAAGTGGTTGAGTAAATCCTGTAGGCTGAGCAGGCATCACAGACCCAGGAAAGACTGATGCAGCCTGAGTGAAGGCAGATGTCTGTGCACTCCATGGTGATGAAGTTACTGGCAAGCCACCTGGGAAGAGATTGTTGTTACATAGCACTTCAGTGATCTGAAGACCTCAAGCAGGAGCACATCAGTTCCATTGAGGGtacaagcaaaacatttttcatgtgcaCTTTGCAAAAGTCCGTTGATTTACACTTAAAAAATCAAGtcatttggggggaggggagaaggggtttaacttttttcttttttactttgctcCATTTCAGTCCTGGAAGAACTAAATTGAGGTCGATATAACAGAAGGACAAACATACTTAGTCCTAGCACAGAAGTGATAGATACATTTTCCATATAGCTGCTTCTGTGTAAATGATTACTAAGATTCTGCAGCGGTGTTAACCCTAGCCTCCCTGGTTGTGCTTGGCTTACTTGAACCTTGTGTACCTGGAACAGCAATGTGCTGTCAAAGTTTAAGCAAAACACATTGTTCCAGTTAATGATGCAGAGTTTAGGCCTCTATTCACAGAACTTAATAGCTGAGGGCAGACAGCACATGGGTTAAAGGTCATGACACTACACATGAAGTAAAGGAAAACTAGAACCCCTGTTTTGGTGTTAGCAGATACCTTAGACTGGAGCAAGACCTTTACTTTGTGAACTAACCTAGATCAGCCAATGGAGGTGCTGTGGCAGGACTTGTTTTGAAGAGGTCCAGTGGGCTAGTTGGCACAGGTCCTGTTTGTGCCACTGAGGCCAAGCTAAGGCTCTCTGTAATTGGCACAAAGAAGTTCGAGCTAAATAACTCATTTGATGCagtctagaaaggaaaaaaaaaagctttgtgagATGGCATGGCAGAACACATGCTAAAATGATCAAGACTCCCTAGTCCAGAGCTACAAGATTTCACCtagagcagagcagggagctttGATGTATCCTTCAGAGACCAAATGTAAGAGTTTCAAACTTCACCATTTTGTTCATGCCTACTGAGATGCATGACATGAAATAGGTATAATATGTAGTAGTCACAAGTCAACAGCAGAAGAGTGAGACTTAAAGTGACTGAATTATTTGCTATCATAATGAGCTTTCCTCTGCCCACCACCCCTCTAAACATTCCTGCTCAGTCTGCAGTGACCTCTGCAGTTATGGCAAGCTCAGCAACAAAATTTTGCATCATTTGAGTGCAAGACAAATGCAGCTGACCCAGAGCCACCCTGGGTCTAATCAGGCAAGTCATTGAGATTACCTTCAGTAGGCAGGTACTGAGAAGCTACACAGGTTTCTGTAAGCTAGTACTAGTACCTCATTGTTATGAAACCACAGGTTGATGGGCATACAGCTATCGTAACAGGTTCTGGCATTATATCAAGTGTCAATATACATAGCAGCATACTTACCAGACCTTTACAGAAGTATGGCAGCATTAAGGAAGAGAATATATAATTTAGTGACCATAGCTACTATGAAGTATTCATGCATGTTAGAATGTACCATGGCTGCAGAGAGGTTAGAGTAAGGAAGGCAGGTAGAAGAGTAGATGTGTTGTGAAGCTATTTAGCCAGTTACacaatatgaagaaagaaaagcttccttcACCCAGCTTCTCCAAGTAAGAGCATGCATATCACCATTAATTACTTAAACATTGTTCACCTTGACagacctccttcctcttcctggctTGGTACTTTGTGGTGGTGGGCTAATTGTTATAGACTCATGTGACATGAGCTGGATATTGCTTTCAGAATCCAGCCTTACTCCATTCTGCAGAGATACTCCTTTGGAAAGGCCTTCCACAAACAGGTTTGATGGGGCTTTAAGAAAGCCATTCTGTTCTCTCTCTGGTACGCCATTTGGAGTTCTTGCTGCAGGCAACTTACTCTCAAGTGGCCACTGGCTTGTTAGTGCTTCTCGTTTGCCAATTCTATTAGAAATCTGGTCAAACTGTTTACCAAAGTAGTCAATATCACCATTTGAAGCACCATTACCCACTGGTGTCAAGGTACTCAGACTTTCCTTCTTCTGATCAGCAGATTTTAGAGAATCAAATGAAGGCAGTGCAGATTGGTCTGGCTGTGCAAACGGATCATCACTGAAAGGGTCTGGATTAGGTGTGGGAAAGAAGCTCAGATTGCTAGAGAAAGAACTCTCAGGCAAGAAGGGTGGCTGTGGCTTTGGTTGTGGAAGAGAGGTTGTGATGCCATTCAAGAAGAGATCCTCTTTTGTAAAAGTCTGTTTGGTCTCAATTTCAGAATTTAGATCCACTAACAGAATCTCTTTAGCTTCCTatttgttcagaaagaaaaataaagttagttTTATGTTGGACTCGCTGCATAGTACACAAGCTCAAGGAAAACAGCTGCAAAAGGAGACATCCTAGTATCCAATACATTATACTAATAAGTATTCAATGCCACAGTGAAGTTGCATTAAAGCTTCATCTTTTAAGTCATTAAGACAAGCACTACTGGCTGTGGTCAGATCACAGCTACTTAGTGTCAGAAACCAATGTTAAAAGCACCTGTTTTAAGATCCCTTAGTTAAATATCAGATGCTTGTTCTACAGCCTAGAGACTGTAGAGTCATTAAGCACTAATTACACCTAGACTTTCACTTGAGAACCCCTGTTTGAGTTCTAGTCCTTTGTTTTGACAAGTTGTAAAATCATACTGCCTTAGTATGACTTCAAGTTGCAGTCTCAGCTTCAGAGTAAGATTAGAGAGCTATTTGCCAGTGGAAGATGTTAACATGCCATCTTTTCACCAAGTAGGCAGAAGAAGGGTAAGACTTGGTTACTAGCTGGATTGACAGCACCAATTGTATCATGGCTGATGGCAGTTCACAGTGCCAGAATAAACCTGTAGGATTTTGGGGGTCATACTGAGCTATGACAAGGTTTATGCACACTTTTGTGGAGTTACGCCACATCTTGAGCTAAGGCTACTCATCTAGAATGGCCAGGAGTCCACTCTAAGGGACTTACTCAAGGATTCACTTGTGCTTAAAAGGAGTGTCAGCCTTAAAGGTCTTTAGCAGAGTTTCTGTAATAGCTTTCATAGCAGCAGAGGCACATACTGCTAGTACATATTTTTAAGACATCTGACTAGAGAcatgggcctgtgcaaacctcatgaagttcaacaaggccaagtacaaggtcctgtaCCTGGatcagggcaatcccaaacatggatacaggctgggcaatgagtggattgagagcagccctatgGATAAGCACCTGGGGGTAATGGTGGATggaaaactga encodes:
- the DAB2 gene encoding disabled homolog 2 isoform X1, with the protein product MSTETTTINSQPEQQAPPKAQPSKKEKKKGPEKTDESLLIRFKGDGVRYKAKLIGIDDVPEARGDKMSQDSMMKLKGMAVAARSQGQHKQKIWVNISLSGIKIIDEKTGVIEHEHPVNKISFIARDVTDNRAFGYICGGEGQHQFFAIKTAQQAEPLVVDLKDLFQLIYNMKKKEEDKKKSEEASKTENGSEALPADQADKMKVGADQMDLFGDMSTPPDMSSPTEAKEILLVDLNSEIETKQTFTKEDLFLNGITTSLPQPKPQPPFLPESSFSSNLSFFPTPNPDPFSDDPFAQPDQSALPSFDSLKSADQKKESLSTLTPVGNGASNGDIDYFGKQFDQISNRIGKREALTSQWPLESKLPAARTPNGVPEREQNGFLKAPSNLFVEGLSKGVSLQNGVRLDSESNIQLMSHESITISPPPQSTKPGRGRRSVKTASNELFSSNFFVPITESLSLASVAQTGPVPTSPLDLFKTSPATAPPLADLGGLPVTSSPWSAQTSAFTQAASVFPGSVMPAQPTGFTQPLAFGTQAVPSWNQPASFGPAVPQSSSLWAQAAQVPSSSWAQPSSAVNPFQSSVFPSSTLPSQTPSVLPSMSTTTSPPQPPPRTAPQKEPSKKESDAFIALDPLGDKEMKDVKEMFKDFQLTKPPAVPARRGEQQSLSEPPKPVPRQSGLPADGLFESQAKPDLFTASSKESQKLPSGPFGDPFGNPFA
- the DAB2 gene encoding disabled homolog 2 isoform X2 — encoded protein: MSTETTTINSQPEQQAPPKAQPSKKEKKKGPEKTDESLLIRFKGDGVRYKAKLIGIDDVPEARGDKMSQDSMMKLKGMAVAARSQGQHKQKIWVNISLSGIKIIDEKTGVIEHEHPVNKISFIARDVTDNRAFGYICGGEGQHQFFAIKTAQQAEPLVVDLKDLFQLIYNMKKKEEDKKKSEEASKTEGADQMDLFGDMSTPPDMSSPTEAKEILLVDLNSEIETKQTFTKEDLFLNGITTSLPQPKPQPPFLPESSFSSNLSFFPTPNPDPFSDDPFAQPDQSALPSFDSLKSADQKKESLSTLTPVGNGASNGDIDYFGKQFDQISNRIGKREALTSQWPLESKLPAARTPNGVPEREQNGFLKAPSNLFVEGLSKGVSLQNGVRLDSESNIQLMSHESITISPPPQSTKPGRGRRSVKTASNELFSSNFFVPITESLSLASVAQTGPVPTSPLDLFKTSPATAPPLADLGGLPVTSSPWSAQTSAFTQAASVFPGSVMPAQPTGFTQPLAFGTQAVPSWNQPASFGPAVPQSSSLWAQAAQVPSSSWAQPSSAVNPFQSSVFPSSTLPSQTPSVLPSMSTTTSPPQPPPRTAPQKEPSKKESDAFIALDPLGDKEMKDVKEMFKDFQLTKPPAVPARRGEQQSLSEPPKPVPRQSGLPADGLFESQAKPDLFTASSKESQKLPSGPFGDPFGNPFA